The nucleotide window AGAATTCACTGGTGGTAATATCAACATCTTCATCATAGGAGCGACCATCAATGATCACCGGAATTGGTACAACGTGAATGTGATACCGCTCGACCTCTTCTGCGGACAAATAGCTAGTACTATCGGTGACCACAGCAATCTTCATTCTTACACCTACTTTTTCTTTCATTTCGTCTCCCTAGAATACCATAAAACTTTCGACGCGACTAGGAATTGTCCGCCATCCCCTGGGGAATCCGCCAAAATATCAACAAGCCCACTATAAATAGGATCGACAACGAAGCCGCCCCAATGCGGGACTGTCCCGTTAGTTGCGTAACGATGCCCACTAATACTGGCCCCAAGACGGCCGAAAACTTTCCTAAAATATTATAAAAACCGAAAAATTCACTGGACCGTTCCTTGGGCACTAATCGACCAAAGTAGGACCGTGACAACGCCTGAATCCCTCCCTGACTGGTCCCGACCAGTACTGCCAAGATCCAAAAATCCGTCACAGATCTCAGAAACAAGGCATCCACACAGATAACAAGATACACAATAATAGCAATTAAAATTCCCGTGCGGGTACTGGTATGCTTAGCCAACCAACCATAGAGAATCGAAAATGGAAAAGCCACCAATTGAACGACCAACAACACCATAATCAGCGTTGTACTATCAATCCCAATATCTAAACCAATCGACGTGGCCATGGTAAAGATGGTATCGACCCCGTCAATGTAACAGAAGTAAGCCACCAAGAACCACGCTAACACCTTGTGTTGCCGGAGATGGCGAATGGTGGTCCAGACCCGATACCAGCTCTGCTTGAGTGGTTCCCTGGTCGTCGTCAGTGAATGGCGCTGCTGAACGTTGCGCTGAATTGGTAAGAAGAAAACAATCCACCAGACAGCGGCCAACACGAACCCCCAGCGAGCCACTGCGATACTCGACAACTGGCCAAAGCCGTGCGTCAGCTGCAGGACCATGAATAGGATAAAAGCGATCACGCCCCCTAGATATCCGAAGCCGTAACCCACACTGGATAACTGGTCCATTTGCCGGTCGTCACTAACATCCGTGAGAAAACTGTCGTAAAACAAGTTCCCGCCGGAATAACCCAGAACTGAGAGGATGTAGACCACCAGTAACCACTGCCACTGACTCGCTGGCATCAAGGCTAGCCCCAGCGTCATCACCATCCCCAGCGAAGCAAACCCCGTTAGCAGGCGTTTCTTATACCCTTGATAGTCAGCCAAAGCACCCAGGAAAGGCGCCAAAATGGCTACCAGCAACGTCCCTAAACTGTTGGCATAGCCCCAAAAGGCTGTGGCATTGGCCGCACTGACCCCACTGGCCTGAGCAATTCCCTTAAAGTAGATGGGCAAAACGGCCGTGGTCACAATAATGCCGTACCCGGAGTTCGCCCAGTCATAGAACACCCAGCTCCACTGTTCCTTATTTAGCTTCATGCCGGTCCTCCTTGAACGCTGCCGTCAAAGCGGTACCTGGTAGCGATTCTGGGAAATGCACGCCCAGTAGGCGAGCAAAGGTCGGTGCCTCATCGATCAACCACGCCTCTTCAATTTCCTGGTGTTCTTGGATCGCTGGCCCATTCAGAACCAACGTCGTAAAGTAATCAGGTTTGTTCGGGTCGTACCCGTGGACACCGCGGTAACGATCCGGTTGGCCCAAACTAGTCGGGTCAACTGGTTCTACAACCGCCGGCCGACCAGTCTCATCAGTGAAGTAGTACCCTGCCTGGGCCTCAACCATGAACTGACAAGCCGGGTCGGCGCCGCGTTTAATGGCTTCCGCCCGTGAGTGCACGGCAGCCACCCCTTCAGTTTGCACCAACAGATCCTTTAACGTCTGCATATCCGCAAATTTACGCGTATAGATATAGGTGCACCCGTCACAGGACTTGGCCCAAACATGCCAGTCATTCTTAACCGTGCCATTAGCCGTGGGCGTCAGCCACCCTTTAGTCGCGAACGCTTGATTCAAGTGAATCATGTGGTCGACGTTGATCTGGTAGTGGTCCCCCAGGATGGCAAAGTTGGTCTCGCCAAACGTACCAGCCGCAATCGTAGCATCTATCAACTTCCCAACCCGGGCGTCCAACCGCTTCAACGCTGCCATCGCTTCATCCGAACGCACCCCATAACGGTGGCGCATGCTGTCCATGTCAACTAGATGAATCAGGGTTAACCACGGCTTTTTATGAAACAACGTATCCACCGCGCACGCCGTAATGAAGTCGTCGAGCTCCGGTTGCTGAATTCCCCGGCGCAAGTGTCCGTACTTCTGATTCATCCGTAACAGAAAAGCGGGACTGCTGGCCTTCAATGAAACCAGCACCTGATTCGTCCAAATCCGGTTGGGAAAGATTTCCGCTAAGTTGTACGTAATCCTACTACCAGCCGTGACGGGCCAGAGAAAGGCCGCCGTCTTTTTGTGTTGTTGCCGGACCAAATCGTACAGGGTGGGCACCTTCACGTCACGCTGATACCAGTACCAGTCGGGTGATTGCCGCTGCGGTTGCAGCTTCGTGTTATTAACGATGCCATGTACACTGGGATACTGACCTGTAATAATTGTGGTATGAGAAGGGTACGTCAGCGTCGGGTAGATTCCGCGCACCCGCCGGACTCGTGTTCCAGTGACCACCAGTCGTCGCAGATTTGGTAGATCATCTAGGTGTTCGTCCAAATCGCGACTGCCCATTGCATCAAGTGAAATTACAACTAATCTCTGCTGAATGAGTCATCACTCCTAACCAGTTAATCTTTAACGGACCGTTGCCGATCCATGCTCTTATCTAAACGGTTTAAAAGAATCTGTAATAAGTTACGTTCATCGGGGGACCAGTGTTCAAAGACTTGGTCCGAGAGTCCCTCAAAGGCTGAGTTGATTTCTGCGGCAGTATCAGTTCCCATAGCGGTTATTGTATATACCAACTGACGTTTGTCTCGGCCAATGGCTTCCTTGGTCACCATTTCCTTTGCCACGAGACCCTTGAGTTGTCGACTCAGTGTCGACGTATCCAACTTCGTGTTCTGTGCCAAAATTTCTTGCGTATTTTCTCCGCCACCGATGTGGTCGAGTAATTGCCACTCCGAGACGGTCAGATGGTGCTGCTTGGTCATCCGCTGGAGTAGCGTCTGTTGAATCTTACTAATTGCCATTAATGCTGTAAGACTAGATTTCATTTGGCCCTCACTCCTTTGATTGTATTGTACAACGGTTTGCTTGTTGACCACAAGCTTAAATCTGGGTAATTCGGGGACCTTTTTCACTGACCAGAGACGTTCTTCTTTGCGTTAAAGCGGTTCGGCCGTTATACTTTAAGTTGTGTCGCTTTTAACGAAAATTAAATTTAAATTTCTTATATAGAAAGGTGTTGTTTCCCCGATGTCATTTGATGGTTCTTTCACCCACGCCATGGTCCACGAACTGAGCTCAGCTCTGACCACCGGCCGGGTCAGCAAAATCAATCAACCCTACGCCAACGAAATTGTGTTGACGGTGCGGGCAAATAGCCATAATTATCCCATCCTGTTATCGGCTAACCCCACCTACGCACGGATTCAAGTTACCCAGATTCCGTACGTCAATCCACCCGTCCCCACCAACTTTACGATGATCCTACGGAAGTACTTGCAAGGGGCCATCGTCAAAGGCATCACTCAATCCGCCAATGACCGTGTCGTCCACCTACACTTCACCTCCCGTAACGAGTTAGGTGATCAGCAGGAGCTGCTCTTGATCATTGAAATCATGGCCCGTCACAGTAACGTGATTCTAGTCGACAGTTCTTCCATGAAGATTTTGGATGCCATCAAACACGTTGGCTCCGACCAAAACCGTTACCGGTTACTCCTACCCGGTGCGCAGTACATCAACCCACCCAAGCAGGACCTCGATGACCCCTTCAACGGGCCAAGAGCCGACCTAGCCGCCACCATTCGAGAATTTCCGAACCGTGAAGTTCTGGCTGGTACCCTGCAGCACCAATACCAGGGACTCGGTAAAGATACCGCCGCTGCTTTGGCCGTGGCACTCCACGAACCCGGTGACGCCGCTCAACACTTCAGCAGCTTTTTCGCCGGTTTTGACACCCCCCAGCCAACGCTAAACATTACGCCGAAGGGTAAGACCAGTTTCACCGCCTTCCCTTACCCCATCACGGGAACCCAGCAGTCGGCTGAAACGCTCAGTGAATTACTGGACGCCTACTACCAGGACAAGGCCGAACGAGACCGCGTCCAACAACAAGGGAGCGTCCTGATCCGGGTGGTTCGCAACGAGCTCAAGAAAAATCGCAACAAGTTAAAGAAACTCAAGCAGACGTTGGACGAAACGGAAAATGCCGACGAATACCGGATCAAGGGGGAAGTCCTCACGACTTACCTGCATCAGGTCGAACGTGGACAAACTGAAGTCTCCCTACCTAATTTCTACGACAATAACGAACCCATCAAGATCAAATTGTCGAACCAGCTCTCACCAAACCAAAACGCTCAGAAGTATTTCAAGCGGTATCAAAAGGCCAAGAACGCCGTCATTTACGTCAACGAACAACTTAAAAAGACGCAGACCGACGTGGACTACTTTGCTAACATCATGGCCCAGATTGAACTGGCTGCCCCCAAGGACCTCGTGGATATTCGCCTGGAACTGCAACAAGGTGGTTACCTGCGAGATCATGATCACCAAAAGAAGCAAAAGAAACAAAAACGTCAAAAGGTCAGCAAGCCAGACCGTTTTACCGCTAGCGATGGCACCAAAATCTCTGTCGGTAAGAACAACCTGCAAAATGATCAATTGAGTTTACACACGGCCAAACGCACCGACATCTGGCTGCACGTGAAGGACATGCCGGGATCTCACGTCATCATTCACAGCGATGATCCAACTGAGGCCACCATCATGGAAGCTGCTAACCTGGCAGCCTACTTCTCCAAGGGCCGCGAATCCAGTAACGTTCCCGTGGACTACCTCCCCGTTAAACGACTGCACAAACCCAACGGTGCCAAGCCGGGCTACGTAATCTTTACCGGCCAACGAACCGTCTACGTGACCCCAGAGAGCGAACTGGTCGAAAAATTAGCGGCTAACACCAA belongs to Levilactobacillus yonginensis and includes:
- a CDS encoding NFACT RNA binding domain-containing protein; this encodes MSFDGSFTHAMVHELSSALTTGRVSKINQPYANEIVLTVRANSHNYPILLSANPTYARIQVTQIPYVNPPVPTNFTMILRKYLQGAIVKGITQSANDRVVHLHFTSRNELGDQQELLLIIEIMARHSNVILVDSSSMKILDAIKHVGSDQNRYRLLLPGAQYINPPKQDLDDPFNGPRADLAATIREFPNREVLAGTLQHQYQGLGKDTAAALAVALHEPGDAAQHFSSFFAGFDTPQPTLNITPKGKTSFTAFPYPITGTQQSAETLSELLDAYYQDKAERDRVQQQGSVLIRVVRNELKKNRNKLKKLKQTLDETENADEYRIKGEVLTTYLHQVERGQTEVSLPNFYDNNEPIKIKLSNQLSPNQNAQKYFKRYQKAKNAVIYVNEQLKKTQTDVDYFANIMAQIELAAPKDLVDIRLELQQGGYLRDHDHQKKQKKQKRQKVSKPDRFTASDGTKISVGKNNLQNDQLSLHTAKRTDIWLHVKDMPGSHVIIHSDDPTEATIMEAANLAAYFSKGRESSNVPVDYLPVKRLHKPNGAKPGYVIFTGQRTVYVTPESELVEKLAANTN
- a CDS encoding MFS transporter, which translates into the protein MKLNKEQWSWVFYDWANSGYGIIVTTAVLPIYFKGIAQASGVSAANATAFWGYANSLGTLLVAILAPFLGALADYQGYKKRLLTGFASLGMVMTLGLALMPASQWQWLLVVYILSVLGYSGGNLFYDSFLTDVSDDRQMDQLSSVGYGFGYLGGVIAFILFMVLQLTHGFGQLSSIAVARWGFVLAAVWWIVFFLPIQRNVQQRHSLTTTREPLKQSWYRVWTTIRHLRQHKVLAWFLVAYFCYIDGVDTIFTMATSIGLDIGIDSTTLIMVLLVVQLVAFPFSILYGWLAKHTSTRTGILIAIIVYLVICVDALFLRSVTDFWILAVLVGTSQGGIQALSRSYFGRLVPKERSSEFFGFYNILGKFSAVLGPVLVGIVTQLTGQSRIGAASLSILFIVGLLIFWRIPQGMADNS
- a CDS encoding alkaline phosphatase family protein — translated: MQQRLVVISLDAMGSRDLDEHLDDLPNLRRLVVTGTRVRRVRGIYPTLTYPSHTTIITGQYPSVHGIVNNTKLQPQRQSPDWYWYQRDVKVPTLYDLVRQQHKKTAAFLWPVTAGSRITYNLAEIFPNRIWTNQVLVSLKASSPAFLLRMNQKYGHLRRGIQQPELDDFITACAVDTLFHKKPWLTLIHLVDMDSMRHRYGVRSDEAMAALKRLDARVGKLIDATIAAGTFGETNFAILGDHYQINVDHMIHLNQAFATKGWLTPTANGTVKNDWHVWAKSCDGCTYIYTRKFADMQTLKDLLVQTEGVAAVHSRAEAIKRGADPACQFMVEAQAGYYFTDETGRPAVVEPVDPTSLGQPDRYRGVHGYDPNKPDYFTTLVLNGPAIQEHQEIEEAWLIDEAPTFARLLGVHFPESLPGTALTAAFKEDRHEAK
- a CDS encoding MarR family winged helix-turn-helix transcriptional regulator; translation: MKSSLTALMAISKIQQTLLQRMTKQHHLTVSEWQLLDHIGGGENTQEILAQNTKLDTSTLSRQLKGLVAKEMVTKEAIGRDKRQLVYTITAMGTDTAAEINSAFEGLSDQVFEHWSPDERNLLQILLNRLDKSMDRQRSVKD